The stretch of DNA TCCGAAAGATCCCGGCATCGGCCTCACCGATTTATTCCAGGTCTTGTTTTCGATTGGCATGCTTGCATTGATTGTCGGAATGGTTCGCCCATCGTTAGCCGCAAGATGGATAACAACGCCAACGAGAAAACGCATCTTAGGCCTAATGCTGATCTACTTGATTCCAGTAGCATGGTTGTCGAGCTTCACGAGAACTCCAGAGCGTATCGCATACGATACCAGCGTAAAAGAACAAAAGGAGGCCGAACGACAGGCGAAACGCGTCGAACAAGAAAATCGATCTGGTTCGGGTGGCGGCAATAGACGCGGCTCACGTTACGAAAACGAGGTAAATCGTTTCGTCGCAATCGTACACAGGGCAAAAAGTTCAGGTGCCATGTCGCGCAATCCCTCCTGCGAAGCTGCTGTAGAAGATTTCTATAGCCAGTACAGAGGTTCAATGCAGAACGACATAGAGAGCGCAAGAAGAAATGACCCGACATCAAGCATCGGACTACTTCCATCGGCGCTAGATACGGCTGCTTCTCAGCTTTCGATATCAACCTCGAATATCACCAGCCTGTGCTTCAATGGTCAATAATTTACTTTTGATCAGGCCCAGCAAGGGCATAATTCGGACGTGCGCAGCCACATGCTATTTGCTCATGCACTTCTACGCAATGGCCGCGCATGCCGCCGAGTTCGCAGAACGTATAAAGGTCGGTCAGGTTCTACAGCCTACAGACCGATCATGTCAGAGCTACTATTCGCTTTATCCAGCAGGCATCGCCTGCTTGAAGGATGTGGAGTATAGAAGGCTCTTTCGCGTAACGTACAGGTTCGCTGGCGAAGTTAAAACGGCTGATTTAGATTGGTATCCCGAGAAAAAATTTGCAGTTACAGAATACGGAGTTCCAATCGATCCTGATACATCTAATCAGTTCAAGACTGAGCATGATCGAAACTAATTGCTTAGACTGTGATGGCAAGCGTATCGTTGTTTGATGGCGATGGCCGCCGGGTTGGTTTCACCGAAACTCGGTCCAACGGCAACATCGTCGCGTACTCCTCAGAAGGAAGGCCACTAGGCTACTACTGTGCGACTTCGAAATATACCTTCGAGTGGCATGGCCGTCGCGTCGGCAGTGGCAACCAGATTGGCCTGCTGTTTCGATGAACGCGAAGCTGGACAAGCTTGTTGATCGTGGTGACCGCATGTTGGTCGAGCTGGCGAAGGCAGTATTCATCACCCAGCGTGAGGTATCGGTATCGTTGATGCAGCGCCACTTGAGAATCGGCTATCGTCATGCACTGAACATCATGGCGCAGTTAGAGCAAGCCGGCATCGTCACTGAGCTTAACGCCGACAATGTCCGAACCCTCACGGCAGAATACGTGCGTGTGGACAATGTGACGCGAGGGCCGCCATGAAAATCACCGTCATGGATCGAGTACTTTTTGCCAGCCGTCGTTTTTACAATCGCACGGTCGGTGCGCACATCATCAGTTGGAGCAATGATCGGCTTACGATCTTCGGCATCAGCATCATGTCGAAGAGCGCCCTCGATATGTTGAACTCGAAGCAGGCCAGCGAAAATCTCAAGGCCGGAGTGTCAGCTGAGGAGCATCTGGAAGTTCGTCAGGCGCTGGCGATGATCAGCGTCCCGCCGAAGCCCGAGCTGCCGGACGGTACGTTCTCCGACAGGCAGAAAGCCGAGGACGGTATCTGTCTTGTCTGGAGTCGCTTCTATGTCTTTTTCGCTACATGACCTTGGCTAATGCCAGTCTAGACAAGTAGCCTGCCCACAGGCCTTATCCATCAGGCCGATGCCGCGTCTACGCCAACATCGAAGGCTAATCAGAAGCCTTCCTGGGATCGCAGGCGCTTAGGTTGATAGATCAAGGTCTGGTTCAGCTACTGATGTCCCTGAAATGGTCAGGTAGACGGTCGGATACGACTTCGCTAGCAATGGCAACTGCTCAGTACTTCCGTCTACGCTCGCTATCAGCAAGTGCCAAAGCACGCTACCCATCGGATTGGTGTCGCGCAGTTCCTCGACCATGCGCAAAGCATGAGTTTGGCGAACTAGAGCTTCAAATGGGGTGAGCGCCGCATCATCGAAGATCGACTCATCGACGACGATTAGCGTTGGCTTGAAGGACGATACCGACGCCAGAAATTCCTGTTCCACTTCTTCATCGCCGCAGTCATCGAGGTTGCAGAAGTCAATCCACAGTTTGCCGATCTGCTCATGTGCATACATCAGCTTGCATTGTGCGATGGCGTCGAGTTGAACACTGGTGCCTGCCACAGCTAGTTCGAGGCCAGCGATCTTGAACATGAGCTGTTCGGATATGCGACACAAGTCATCAGTGACACCGACCCAAATGACGTGTCCGCCGCTACTGGCGAACTGCTGCGCCAAGGTAAGGATTATTGCGTCGGTGTCGGTGGTGTAAGTGCTTCGGATCACGTAGTTGGTTTGAGGTTCCCAATGCTGTAACTGCGACTTGATTGCCAAGCCCAAGGGGATTTTCGGTGGTAGGTACTTCGCCAGCCACTGCTGGGCAAGAAGGCCGATTGGTGTTCTTGTCGCGCTTGTGGATTCGTTGATTTCGTCTCTTGCCGTGTTCGTGGGCATATTGCTGTTGATGTTCATGTAGTGCTCCGCTTCGCCTCCAGTGGCGGTGATGATTCTGGATGCAGATATTTATCAGCCGCGCATCAAAGCGACGTGGAGGCAAACGTGAAATTTTCGGGTGACATGTGTTTTATCCTTGACGCGGATTGTTGCTTTCCGCTATTGTGTAGTCAGCGTTAAGTACTTCAACCCAACTACGCTGCCAGATTTTGCGGACACTCTCCGCGCCTCGTGGGTAACACGGCCGACACAGAGCGGCACCATCACTCAGTTTGATGGAAGGGGCAGGCTGAAATTCTTTCATTCGGTATTTTGGATGTGGGAGTTCGCCTGCGAATCTGACAGAGTCTCTTAGACGGCTTACCTCCGTCTCGCGTCTCTGCAAATTCACAGGCTGCTACCCAACCGATCATCCGATTAATATCGTATGACTCGTGTTTGCGCGTCTTCGCGCTGCTCGCTGTCTGTCGAAGGAATTTCATTTTTAACCTAACCATTAAATCTGAAAAGGCAGTTACCTCATGTTCGCACTCAATATCCCTACGTCCTCCAATGTTGCTGATCTGCTCGCCAAAAAAGCGGAGCTTGAAGCATTGGCGAAAAAGAACCAAGAAGATCTGTATGTTGATCGTCCCTTATTCATCGCCCAAGTGCGCGAGTTGATCAAAACGTTTGGTATCACAAAGGTAGAAGCTT from Duganella dendranthematis encodes:
- a CDS encoding lysozyme inhibitor LprI family protein, giving the protein MKRIFFTTLIALIGLDASAASFDCAMASTAIEKRICTDAQLSDLDTQLSQSYKKTISSAADVDSVKAVQRAWITTVRNKCQDATCLKDAYSARIAQLDGKSAPPTNTIPALNVAPTGAQDQPEATDVAASIPLKSDSAELPSKQPVTVTPPPSPKAKVSPTVAAPPMPASAEEPAPTSPKDPGIGLTDLFQVLFSIGMLALIVGMVRPSLAARWITTPTRKRILGLMLIYLIPVAWLSSFTRTPERIAYDTSVKEQKEAERQAKRVEQENRSGSGGGNRRGSRYENEVNRFVAIVHRAKSSGAMSRNPSCEAAVEDFYSQYRGSMQNDIESARRNDPTSSIGLLPSALDTAASQLSISTSNITSLCFNGQ
- a CDS encoding DNA translocase FtsK, which codes for MNAKLDKLVDRGDRMLVELAKAVFITQREVSVSLMQRHLRIGYRHALNIMAQLEQAGIVTELNADNVRTLTAEYVRVDNVTRGPP